The window CCGAGCTTCTTCAGGACACTGGCGACGTGGTGTTCGACCGTGCGCGGTGAGAGGAACAGCGCGGCGGCGATGTCGTTGTTGCTGGCCCCTTCGGCGAGCAGCCCGGCGACCTGCCGCTCACGCGGCGAGAGCGCGCCGCCGTAGCCGGCCCGGCCGCGGGGATTGCTGCGGCCCCCACCGGCCGGCCGGCCCCTGGCCCCCGCCGTGTTCCGTCTCCGCCATGCCGTACTCCCGGCGCCGCTGACCGCCCCACCGGGTCGGTGACGACGGTCGGGCCGCTGAACACCTCCAAAGTACAGCCGCCGCCGGACGCGGTCGCTCCTACTCCGTCAGGGGACGGCGACCGGCTCGGGGGCCTCGTTCCTACGCCGTCAGGGGACGGCGACCAGCTCGGGGGCCTCGTTCCAGAACGAGGGGCGCGGCATCTCGACGACCTGGCACCCGGCCTCCTCCAGCCTGCGGACCGCCGCGCCAGCCTCCGCGTCGTCGAGGGAGAACACGAAGGGGCCGGGGATCAGCACGGTGGTGCACAGACCCTCCTCGACGGCGCGGGTCAGATCGGCCAGCGCCGTCAGGTCGTCGGTCGAGCGCCGGCCGTTGTCCATGAAGACGGTCGCGTCGCCCAGCCCGGATTCGGCGGAGTAGCGGGCGAGGATCCGCCAGTAGTCCAGCAGGTACACCGTGTCGTACGGGTAGCAGCGCAGGTAGATGGCGGTGGAGCGGCTCGCGACCGGCCGGATGCGGTTGGTCATCTGTTCTTCCCTCTCGGACGTCGCCCGCTCACTGCGCGGGCGGTACTCCTGGATCCAGCAAAGGTCGGGGGCGGGGGCGGGGTCCAGCGACGAGGCCACCCAACTTCCCTCGAATGCGCCGAACCGTAGGTACCCGCCCCCGGAGTCATGGGTAGTCGGGGGCGTCCCGGGCCCGCGGGTCCGTACGTCCGTGACCGGGTGCGCGGGGGCGGCGGAGCCGCCTCGTCCCGCGTCGGATCACGATCGGGTAACAGGGCGGGACCGCGGCGCCGATCCCGACTCCAAGGTTCACAACGCCTCCGGGAGCGGCGGGCTCGCGGGCCGTCCGCGACCGCCGCCGGTCGACCTCACCGAGGACCCTCATGTCACCTTCCCTCGCCTCACTCACCGACGCGGAGCTCGGCGAGCTCCTGCTCTCCGGCTCCGCCCGGCGGACCGCCACCCGGGAGCTGACGCGCCGCTACGGCGACCTGGTGCTCGCCTACGCGGGCACGCTGTGCGCGACCCCCCGGGAGGCGCACGGCCTCGCGGCGGAGGTCCTCGACCGGGCGCTCGACGCCTCGCACCGGGACCGGCTCCCCGGTGGCTCGTGGAGCTTCCTGCTGCTCGGCGAGGCGCGCCTGGTCGCCGCCGGGTGGGCCGCCGCGGGGCGGGGTGACGACCTGTCACCGGGCTTCCTCGGCTGGCTGTCGGTGCGCCGGGCGCCGCAGCAGGACCCCCGTGACGTCGTGGCCACCGTCGAGGGGACGAGTCCCCTGCTGGCTGCGCTGGGGCAGCTCCCGGACCTCCCCGCCATGGAGCTGTGGCGGGCCCTCGCGGCGGACCCGGCCACGGTCCCGGCTCCCCCGCCGGCGGCCCGCCGGAGGCTCGCCGACGCGTACATCCGGGCGCACGCCCTCGGGGCGCCCGAGCGGCAGTGCCGGCACCTCGCGGCCCTGCTGGGGGAGACGGCCGCCACCGACGCGCCGACTCCCGTCGAACTCGCCGCCCATCTGCCGCTCTGCGACCGCTGTCACCGGGCGATGACCGACCTGCGGGCCGTCCACCGCTGGGAGGCCGGTCACCTGAGCGAGGGCCTGCTGGCCCGGTTCCGCCCGGTGTCCGCCGATCACCGGGCGGCCACCGCCCCGGTGGGCCCCGGGCCGGACCACGTGCGGGTGGCGCCCCGGGAGGAACCGTCGGTGGAGATCGTCATCGGCCCCGCCCACCGCCGGCCCGGACCGAACCGCCGCCTCGCCCGCCGGCGCCTCGCGATCGGCGCCG of the Kitasatospora sp. NBC_01246 genome contains:
- a CDS encoding helix-turn-helix domain-containing protein, which produces MYFGGVQRPDRRHRPGGAVSGAGSTAWRRRNTAGARGRPAGGGRSNPRGRAGYGGALSPRERQVAGLLAEGASNNDIAAALFLSPRTVEHHVASVLKKLGTTRAALTGADAVPVDGSVPRD
- a CDS encoding peptidoglycan-binding domain-containing protein, translated to MSPSLASLTDAELGELLLSGSARRTATRELTRRYGDLVLAYAGTLCATPREAHGLAAEVLDRALDASHRDRLPGGSWSFLLLGEARLVAAGWAAAGRGDDLSPGFLGWLSVRRAPQQDPRDVVATVEGTSPLLAALGQLPDLPAMELWRALAADPATVPAPPPAARRRLADAYIRAHALGAPERQCRHLAALLGETAATDAPTPVELAAHLPLCDRCHRAMTDLRAVHRWEAGHLSEGLLARFRPVSADHRAATAPVGPGPDHVRVAPREEPSVEIVIGPAHRRPGPNRRLARRRLAIGAAGIGTVALAFGLAMAEPPSSRVTGSPTPDGTSATVLDTIAPDPTGPSAAPVPPARESPSARPTATPTPSRSRTVPATPSSAPALAPPTTVPGPTAGRPTTAGAPAPVSTPSTPAEAPTPPVAPAPTASPSAPTPPPTRPLRRGDSGPEVTALQRLLIRAGCTPEPGFVQGRFDVVTERMLTGFQQAAGIRGEERSLSVFGDRTRAALEQPGAGPRCRPGPEARG